The following coding sequences lie in one Atribacteraceae bacterium genomic window:
- a CDS encoding glycerate kinase: MRVLLCPDSFKDCLYAWEVAAALEKGLRDIRPEWDIVAKPLADGGEGTAMCLFRGIGGELVRLTVTGPLGEPVEALLLLLAEGKTAVIELAQAAGLGLVPQKQRDPEKTTTYGVGELIGHALDRECRRILVAIGGSASNDAGMGALRALGARFFDVHGRELSGIGEELERLTRIDTRNLDARLRDREILVLSDVANPLYGPEGAAYVYAPQKGASPEAVVRLDRGLRRFAEVVRRMTGSAVDDLPGGGAAGGIGAGLAALCEAKLTPGIDMITRLLHLPEAVQTCDCVVSGEGLIDRQTFYGKAIQGVFELCRDLHKPLILVCGRLDADAEEKFVRAGVFLFPITPGPLMLDESLASTGYLLERTARRMSVFLSLL, from the coding sequence ATGCGTGTTTTGCTGTGTCCGGATTCGTTTAAAGATTGCCTTTATGCCTGGGAGGTCGCCGCGGCGCTGGAAAAGGGACTGCGGGACATTCGGCCGGAGTGGGATATTGTGGCAAAGCCTTTGGCCGACGGGGGCGAGGGTACCGCTATGTGCCTCTTTCGCGGGATCGGTGGGGAACTGGTCCGCTTGACGGTGACCGGTCCTCTGGGGGAACCGGTGGAGGCGTTGTTGCTCCTACTTGCGGAGGGGAAGACTGCTGTGATCGAATTGGCCCAGGCCGCCGGGTTGGGTCTGGTTCCCCAAAAACAGCGGGACCCCGAGAAGACAACGACTTATGGGGTGGGTGAACTCATTGGTCACGCGCTGGACCGGGAGTGCCGGCGGATCCTGGTGGCGATAGGGGGAAGCGCCAGCAACGACGCCGGAATGGGGGCCTTGCGGGCGCTGGGGGCCCGTTTTTTCGATGTCCACGGGCGGGAGTTGTCTGGAATTGGCGAGGAGCTGGAGCGTCTCACTCGGATCGATACGCGGAACCTCGACGCCCGGTTGCGGGATCGGGAAATCCTGGTGCTCAGTGATGTGGCCAACCCTCTTTACGGGCCGGAAGGCGCCGCCTATGTCTACGCCCCCCAAAAGGGGGCTTCGCCGGAGGCGGTAGTACGCCTCGACCGGGGATTACGCCGGTTTGCCGAAGTGGTCCGGCGCATGACGGGGAGCGCGGTCGATGATCTGCCCGGCGGCGGAGCGGCCGGGGGGATCGGAGCAGGTCTTGCGGCATTGTGTGAAGCGAAGCTCACACCGGGTATCGATATGATCACCCGGTTGCTTCACCTCCCCGAAGCGGTCCAGACCTGTGATTGTGTCGTAAGCGGGGAAGGCCTGATCGACCGCCAGACCTTTTACGGAAAGGCTATTCAAGGGGTATTCGAATTGTGCCGGGACCTGCACAAGCCCCTTATCTTGGTCTGTGGCCGGCTGGACGCGGACGCGGAAGAAAAATTCGTCAGGGCGGGGGTATTTCTTTTTCCCATTACCCCTGGTCCTCTGATGCTCGACGAATCACTGGCAAGCACGGGGTATCTGCTGGAACGCACCGCCCGGCGGATGTCGGTGTTTTTGTCCTTATTGTGA
- a CDS encoding ureidoglycolate lyase — translation MNQTLTVQSLSQEAFQKYGEYVHLAQVGPENFQLLGKSPVEFYPDLVIQNIGKSILGVSLLRVYPRAYEIEFTEHHHDTEEGLLPLDGDVFMHVGGAPQAIPDLAVEVFAVPRLTLVRLKIGVWHHAVFARGNDPVNVLILLAERTYHNDCEVVECRKGFSASP, via the coding sequence ATGAACCAAACGCTCACCGTTCAATCGCTCAGCCAGGAGGCGTTCCAGAAGTACGGAGAGTATGTCCACCTCGCCCAGGTGGGGCCGGAAAACTTTCAACTGCTCGGCAAATCGCCGGTCGAATTCTACCCGGATCTGGTGATCCAGAACATCGGTAAATCCATTTTGGGTGTTTCGCTATTGCGAGTGTATCCCCGGGCATACGAGATCGAATTCACCGAGCATCATCACGATACCGAGGAAGGCCTGCTCCCCCTGGACGGGGATGTGTTCATGCACGTAGGCGGAGCGCCCCAGGCGATACCAGATCTCGCCGTCGAGGTATTTGCCGTCCCCCGACTCACTCTGGTCCGCCTGAAAATCGGAGTCTGGCATCACGCCGTTTTCGCCCGGGGAAACGACCCGGTCAATGTCCTGATTCTCCTGGCAGAACGTACCTACCATAACGATTGTGAAGTGGTGGAGTGCCGAAAAGGGTTCAGCGCTTCCCCCTGA